Proteins encoded by one window of Halobaculum halobium:
- a CDS encoding amidohydrolase family protein, whose translation MSDADADALVVRGGTVHTQTEQGTIEGDVLVVDGEIAAVGEVDPPADATEIDATGLEVTPGLIDAHSHAGMAEWGEPEDADINEGTSATTPHVNALDGFHPRDEELKGAFQNGVTTVSARMGSGNVIGGIICSMKTYGTVADRMFIREDGMKAAMGENPKRFHGEREGRQPSTRPGVAATLREELMATEDYIEAREHARENGEPFERDLGRENLARVIEGDLPLRVHAHRSDDIMTVFRIAEEFDVDALSIEHATEGHVVADEFAARDVPAIVGPSLYSGAKYELRNITFETPGILHEAGVTVAIQTDAPVLPQKHLDVCVGLAVREGFPEEAALDAVTTNPAEILGIRDRVGDLAAGTDADLVAWDGPFHEMDTRSQFVVADGEVVFDRERDDVDPREEYAW comes from the coding sequence ATGAGCGACGCAGACGCGGACGCGCTGGTCGTCCGAGGCGGGACGGTACACACGCAAACCGAACAGGGGACGATCGAGGGCGACGTGCTCGTCGTCGACGGCGAGATCGCCGCCGTCGGCGAGGTCGATCCCCCCGCCGACGCGACCGAGATCGACGCGACGGGATTGGAGGTCACTCCCGGTCTGATCGACGCCCACAGCCACGCGGGGATGGCCGAGTGGGGCGAACCCGAGGACGCCGATATCAACGAGGGGACGAGCGCGACGACGCCGCACGTCAACGCGCTCGACGGGTTCCACCCGCGCGACGAGGAGCTGAAGGGGGCGTTCCAGAACGGCGTCACCACCGTCTCCGCGCGGATGGGATCGGGCAACGTCATCGGCGGGATCATCTGCTCGATGAAGACGTACGGCACGGTCGCCGACCGAATGTTCATCAGGGAAGACGGGATGAAGGCCGCGATGGGCGAGAACCCCAAGCGCTTCCACGGCGAGCGCGAGGGTCGCCAGCCGTCGACGCGACCCGGCGTCGCCGCCACGCTTCGCGAGGAACTCATGGCGACGGAAGACTACATCGAGGCGCGCGAGCACGCCCGCGAGAACGGTGAGCCGTTCGAACGCGACCTGGGGCGGGAGAACCTCGCACGCGTCATCGAGGGAGATCTCCCGCTGCGCGTCCACGCGCACCGCTCGGACGACATCATGACCGTGTTCCGGATCGCCGAGGAGTTCGACGTCGACGCGCTCTCGATCGAACACGCGACGGAGGGCCACGTCGTCGCCGACGAGTTCGCCGCACGCGACGTGCCCGCGATCGTCGGCCCGTCGCTGTACTCGGGCGCGAAGTACGAACTGCGCAACATCACCTTCGAGACGCCCGGCATCCTCCACGAGGCGGGCGTCACCGTCGCCATCCAGACGGACGCGCCGGTGCTCCCCCAGAAGCACCTCGACGTGTGCGTCGGCCTCGCGGTCCGCGAGGGGTTCCCCGAGGAGGCGGCGCTCGACGCAGTGACGACGAACCCGGCGGAGATCCTCGGGATCCGCGACCGCGTCGGCGACCTCGCGGCGGGGACCGACGCCGACCTGGTCGCGTGGGACGGTCCGTTCCACGAGATGGACACCCGCAGCCAGTTCGTCGTCGCCGACGGCGAGGTCGTGTTCGACCGCGAGCGCGACGACGTGGACCCACGGGAGGAGTACGCGTGGTGA
- a CDS encoding histidine kinase: MRLDARFEQLAAGGVTNKRLAVIRRDGSTPLDSMLRRLFADQSVAVTVDSPELDGVDDDVAVLVEDEEIVATSPLSSLERAILMVNSDLYTTGALDLDDAALPTVLTGLADVPFRLRGYPLAHKEKLLPIAMSRQIELRAHRAGAGELHASFQRLSRIDDETGTRRAYERLGDDDVDVHVYGEPDWNPEAHLELTAHTGYGHGYSDSWFVVFDPPADAVGPHTTPVGLLALEEEPNVWRGVWTFRPGAVADLAETVRRQL, translated from the coding sequence ATGCGGCTGGATGCACGGTTTGAACAACTCGCCGCCGGCGGCGTCACCAACAAGCGGCTCGCGGTGATACGTCGCGACGGCAGCACGCCCCTCGATTCCATGCTCCGTCGGCTGTTCGCCGACCAGTCGGTCGCGGTCACCGTCGACTCACCGGAGCTCGACGGGGTCGACGACGACGTCGCGGTCCTCGTCGAGGACGAGGAAATCGTCGCGACCTCGCCCCTGTCGTCGCTCGAACGTGCGATCCTCATGGTCAACTCGGATCTCTACACGACCGGAGCGCTCGATCTCGACGACGCGGCGTTGCCCACTGTCCTCACCGGGCTCGCGGACGTGCCGTTCCGCCTTCGGGGGTACCCGCTCGCGCACAAGGAGAAGCTCCTGCCCATCGCGATGAGCAGGCAGATCGAGCTCCGGGCCCACCGCGCCGGCGCCGGTGAACTCCACGCCTCCTTCCAGCGGCTCTCACGGATCGACGACGAGACCGGGACCCGACGGGCGTACGAGCGCCTCGGCGACGACGACGTGGACGTACACGTGTACGGCGAACCGGACTGGAACCCCGAGGCGCATTTGGAGCTGACGGCTCACACCGGCTACGGCCACGGCTACAGCGACTCCTGGTTCGTGGTGTTCGACCCGCCGGCCGACGCGGTCGGCCCACACACTACGCCCGTGGGGCTCCTCGCGCTGGAGGAGGAGCCGAACGTGTGGCGCGGCGTCTGGACGTTCCGACCCGGAGCGGTCGCGGACCTCGCTGAGACCGTGCGACGACAGCTGTAG